CAGGTTGATTCCATGGCTGGACAATTTCGTTCTCGAGTTTCAGGGGTAGGTTCCTACCTGCCAGAAAAAGTGCTTACCAACTTTGATTTAGAAAAGATGGTGGACACTAATGACCAATGGATCGTCGAGAGAACTGGAATTGAACGCCGTCATATTGCTGCCGAAGGCGAGTTCACATCGGACTTATGCTTAAAGGCTTCGCAAAGAGCTCTTGAAGACGCAGGGCTCACTCCCCATGATATCGACATGATCGTTGTAGGTACGGTTTCTGGTGATCGCCAGATGCCGTCTACTGCGTGTTACTTACAAAGCAAACTAGGTTGCAGAAATATCGTATCTTTCGATTTGAATGCAGCCTGTTCTGGTTTCGTTTACGGCGTTTCAGTCGCCGATCAATTCATCCGCTCAGGAATGTATAAGCATGTTCTGGTTGTAGGCGCTGAGGTTCTTCACCGCTTCGTTAACTACCAAGACCGTGAAACCTGCATTCTGTTTGGTGATGGCGCTGGTGCGTGGATTGTTTCCCGTGCTGAAGCAAACGAAACAAATCTGATTGAAAGCAGTCACCTTCATTCTGATGGTGACCTAGCTGAATTACTGACTGTTCCTGGTGGTGGCAGTATCATGCCACAATCTCAACAGGTTCTAGAAAGCAAATTGAACTTCGTTACGATGAAAGGTCGCGAGATCTTTAAAAACGCAGTTCGCACTATGGCTCTTTGCTGTCGTGAAGCTTTAGAACATAACAATCTTCCGCCTGAAAAAGTGGACTGGATTGTTCCTCATCAAGCCAACAAACGCATTATCGAAGCTGTGGCTGATCAATTTAAATTCCCAATGGATCGCGTGATTGTTTACTTGCATGAAACTGGCAATACATCCGCTGCATCAATTCCTGTAGCCTTTGACTGGGCTGTAAAAACCGGAAAAATTAAAAGAGGCCAGACGATCTTGTTAACCGCATTCGGTGCAGGTCTTACTTCTGGCAGCATTCTTTTGAGGTATTAAAACATGTTTACGTTAGCATTCCCTGGACAAGGCTCCCAGCAACCTGGCATGGGCCGCTTTTTATTTGATAATTTCAAAATCGCTCAAGAAACTTTTGAAGAAGGTTCTGAGGCATTAAAACAAGATATGAAAAAGCTGTGCTTTGATGGCACTGAAGCTGAACTTGCTTTGACTGAAAATACTCAACCAGCGTTATTGTTGGTTTCTACTGCGACCCAAAAGGTTTTGCGTAATGATCTTGGTGTTAAAGCTGTTGCAGCTGCAGGACACTCTATCGGTGAATACGCGGCCCTTGTTGCGGCTGATGTCATTCGTTTTGATGAAGCTATGCGTGCGGTTCGCACTCGTGGTCAAGCGATGCAATCCGCAGTTCCGGTTGGCAAAGGCGGAATGGTAGCAGTTCTTGGTTTAGAGCCAGATCAAGTAGAAACACTTTGCAATTTCGTTGTGAAAAACTCTGGCTTTGGTCCTTTGTCTGCGGCGAACTTCAATTCCCCTGGGCAGATTGTTATCTCTGGCTCGCAACAAGCTATTAACTGGTTGAAAGATAATTTCAAACCAGAAGTGATCTTCACTGAAGCTCCTAAGCGCGCGAAGTTAATTCCTTTGACAGTTTCAGCTCCGTTTCACTGTGAAATGATGAAACCCGCTGAAGATAAAATGCGTCTTGTGCTGACTGCGATGGAGTTTAACAAGGCCGCATT
This is a stretch of genomic DNA from Bdellovibrio reynosensis. It encodes these proteins:
- a CDS encoding beta-ketoacyl-ACP synthase III, which translates into the protein MAGQFRSRVSGVGSYLPEKVLTNFDLEKMVDTNDQWIVERTGIERRHIAAEGEFTSDLCLKASQRALEDAGLTPHDIDMIVVGTVSGDRQMPSTACYLQSKLGCRNIVSFDLNAACSGFVYGVSVADQFIRSGMYKHVLVVGAEVLHRFVNYQDRETCILFGDGAGAWIVSRAEANETNLIESSHLHSDGDLAELLTVPGGGSIMPQSQQVLESKLNFVTMKGREIFKNAVRTMALCCREALEHNNLPPEKVDWIVPHQANKRIIEAVADQFKFPMDRVIVYLHETGNTSAASIPVAFDWAVKTGKIKRGQTILLTAFGAGLTSGSILLRY
- the fabD gene encoding ACP S-malonyltransferase, with translation MFTLAFPGQGSQQPGMGRFLFDNFKIAQETFEEGSEALKQDMKKLCFDGTEAELALTENTQPALLLVSTATQKVLRNDLGVKAVAAAGHSIGEYAALVAADVIRFDEAMRAVRTRGQAMQSAVPVGKGGMVAVLGLEPDQVETLCNFVVKNSGFGPLSAANFNSPGQIVISGSQQAINWLKDNFKPEVIFTEAPKRAKLIPLTVSAPFHCEMMKPAEDKMRLVLTAMEFNKAAFPIIQNFHAKAETEGNILRENLIRQVSAPVRWTQSMEVLKSMNHAQVLECGAGKVLQGLLKKIDGDFFKVMTTTSMEDLKTIEDSLKA